In the Populus trichocarpa isolate Nisqually-1 chromosome 8, P.trichocarpa_v4.1, whole genome shotgun sequence genome, TGCAGGTGTGGATTGATCAGACCTCATGAGGATTGGTCTTGGGGGTGATGGGGACTTCAACATGCCCTTGAGACTAGAGGAACTATTGCCCTCCATGGCTAAAACTGACAGGCAAGCTAGAAAGTTGATAAAAACAGGAATGAAATGAAGAAACATGGAATCGCTAAAGGCTAGGGAGTGCTAGTTATAGGTAGAGAGACACGCATGAGTGCCAAATCCCTTTCAAGATGGGACAAagcaaatgcaaaaaaaaaagggcaaaggAAGGCGAGaaatattcttaatttaaaataccaGCACAATACCATTGTCATGCCATGAAAAACCAGCAAAACTAATTTTGAGATGAAAAATGGTTTCCAGTTCCCTTCTTTCTCTGTGTGCATTGCTCCACTCTATGCAGTATTGATTACCatctgtgtttttgttttgtagcATTTCCCACCGCCCGTTTCTGCCTATTAATTATTGCGTCaccttaaattgttttttccctTCACAATTACCTTCCTAGTAAAGAATCACACGATAGGAATGAGAatggatatttatatatatattttttggatattaAGTTTGTcaaggatttatttttaaattaatttttttagcatcatcatttaaaaagaatattaatttcgttttttttttcaattcaaataaatttttaaaagtattttcaaagCTTAATATTAATAGAGATATGGTcagatttagaatttattttttaaaaattattagtttaaatctcataaattatataactaataaaaatttatataattattaattttaaaatgaataaaattagtcAATATACATTCGAACCCTcacttattaattattaaacattGCGCCGCTGAGCGTCGATTATTATTACTGTATATGGGGGTAATAATCCCTTACAGAGAGTAAAAGCACGGACAAGATTAATGAATAAGCCACCGCGGGTACGTATTCGTGGCAGTTTCTTAAGAACTCTGACGTCTGGTGATGGTGATAGACTGAGTTTTTATTCCAATGCCAGCAACCAGAACCATTAGCACAGGTAAATTAGGCCTGCTTCCATTACTCGCCAAACAAACCCTTCCAGTTCAGAAGGACATAGAGcgtctttatttttctattcaattgaattttttttttgatattttagattatattaattttaaaaagaaaaaaaattatttagatatatttatagataCAAACTAACTTGAAAAACAAGCAATATCACAAtccaaaatatcatattatttgtctTTGTGATTtcgataatttattaaaataatattttttattttttaaatttaattttgaaattaatatactaaaatataataaaaattcaatttaaagaaaaaaacatgaaggcactgcaaaaacaaacacggCACCATGTGCCGGTGACTTGGGCAGAAACGTACGGAGGCTTGGATTATGCTATGAAAACAACTGATCATCTTGCTTGCATTTGCTTAGTCTTCTATGCATGCATGTTTCCAAGTGATTAAAGTTTGAATGAGTATGTATATTAAGTCAATTTTGGACCGACACCGTGTGATTTTATGTGACAAGTCAAGCATTGGAGTAGATGTATAACTCGTGAGTCATCTTATTCTATCGTCGACGAGGTCGTGTTTtcttatcaaaattataatcatcttcttaagtttcttttttgtcttttttctttttccacctGCAGTACGGATTCAGAAGTGGGCTGacctcatattttattttttactacagACTGCAGAGGATATCTTTAAACAAATTGATTGTCAATgagattaatttcttttttcgaATGGTTTTAAAGATATAATAACCCTCGTATTAGTTtgatatattcaaataaattaattattttttttagatatcagctttgaagtttgaactcgAATTCTTCCCCATGCATTCCTCGCCGATCCCCACCCCAAAGCAAACgaattcatcaaagattttataggaaaaaaatgaaaattaattaacaacattATGGCCCTGTTTGCTGAGATGTCTTCttcccatcttcttcttcaagatcaagcctctccctctccccctcctttttttttttttttttttttttaagtttctatACAGAAAGATAGGCTTTCTTTCATCAAAATCTCTTCTCTCTTGCAGTTTGTTCTTGTCTCCATCCTTTACTACTTTATGCAACAgctcttttccctttttctaaCTAACCCATCACCTTCCCTCTTTACCAATCCTTTTCTTGCTCTTCACTCCTCACTCTTTTGTTACTTCTAACCCACAAAAAGAAACCATAATCCAACACCCATTAATTTGTGTCTTCTTTCCAAAATATTAAGAGAAAGGAAGATGGGTAATTGCAACTGTTTTACAAACTCAAAACAAGCAATGGCTGAGATAGCTCCATATGATCTCATCAAATCAACTACAGCCGTCCACTTATACGGTGACCCCGCCACCTCTTCCACTCTCTACATTCATTTTGCTCTTCTTTACAAGACCAGAGCGCTTCAGTTTACACCCACTAATGACCCGCAACCAGTGGTTCAAATCGGGTCTGAAACGATTTCGGGAACCCGAGAGATGATGGTCCGGTTCATAGACGTGAAGTTGCCGCAGCCGCCGTTGGTTGTGCAGGTGGAGGAGGAGGGAGGTGAGACGGCGGCGTTGGTGGTGAAAATGGCGGCGTTGCAACATAGGAGTGTGGTGTGGCATTTGGAGAGGATGGTGAGGTGGAGTGAAGATTTGGTGACACGTGGTGGGAGGAGGAATGGTGATCCGGCAATGGGGAGTGAGAGGATGGAGGTGAAGAAGTTTCAAAAGAGTTATACACAGTTGTTGGAGGTTATGGTTGAGCACGCGCAAATGGAGGAGCGTGTGGTCTTTCCGCTTTTGGAAACGGCTGAGAGAGGTAAGGAATTGGGGACATCCTTGTTCGACCGGTACGAGATCTGACCTGAAAAATGGTCTGGGTTGCAATATTTTAATCTCCCACGAAAAGATATTTGACAATCAGGCTAGAAGTCACGGATTTACCAAGTCAACCTGCCtacgaaaaaatattttaatcgtATTGTTTTGGAAGTATTTGtttctcctaaaaaaaattgtgtactTGAGTTGTTGCTCggttaattttgattattctTGCTAAAGATTGGGTTGTGTTTTTAAGCTAATGAAGATTACTTGCTGGTAAGGTGAAGAATAgtgttcttttttattgcttgctgagattttttttgtgggggCAATGCACTTGCTAAGGATGTTTAAGATCTGAAAATTAAATGTGATGATCCAGGGCTATGTAAAGCTGCAAATGAGGAACATGGAAGGGACCTGCCCATCATGAATGGAATCAAAGAAGATATAAAATCAATTGTAGTTCTTGACACTGGAAGCCATGACTACCGAGAGGCTCTTCGGAACCTTTCCTCTCGGCTCAGATCATTGCTGGTATAACCCCATCCCTTTTTAAATGTTTTGCTTTAACAATCTGAGAAAGATAGGTCATGCCCATGTAGTGTGGTGCAAGCCAAGTTTACTGCCATTCCTTGATGTAATAGTGCTGTGGGGCTAGTTTGGCTTTTACAAGTATCTGCCTATGAATTTTCCCCGTGTCCCTTTATCGAGAAAGGTGCCTTGAGGTCTTTAAAGGTACTGAATAATTTGGATTGTTCCAATGTGCTAACAGGAGCATAGTAAAGAGCACTTCCAGGAGGAGGAGAGAGATGTATTGCCATTGATGGAGGCTATGGAGCTGAGCAAGGAGCAGCAATTGAGGGTATTGGAGCAGTGTTTTGATGTGATGCAAGGGACCCATTCGCATTTGTTCAGCTCTTTTATCCACGGCCTTCTCCCTCGAGAAGCAATGCAGTACCTGGATTTGATTATAAGTTGCAAAGAGGAAAAACTCGTGGCCCCCATGCTTCTTAGGATTATCCAGTAGGATGTTAGACCTGAGAAGGATTGCTGCTTTTTCGTACTGTTCATAGAGATATACAAGATGTTTTGTGTATTCTTGTACAGAGCTGGAGCTACTGGTATTTGTTTTCTGATACTTGCCTTTGCTCTGGTGCGCCATTTTGAAACTGTTATTTGTACACACAGGAGCTTTTGCCAGGGAATGATTGACAAGTAACAGGAAGTTTTTAGATTTGATGGAGAAAATCTACACaaagataaagatatataaGAGATATTTCCCCTCTCAATGTTTAACCTAGTGTACATTATCCTTTCTGCATAGTTTTATGTGTTTCATGGCGAGATTGAGGCAGcgatttatttataatttaaagtattgtttatctagaaatatattaaaataatattctttttatttttaaaaaattaattttaaaatcagtccatcaaaacgatttgaaaacaaaatttaaaggaaCGTGGTTTCAATCGTGTTCCCAAGTAACAGatcattaatgttttaatattaaaaaaataatataaaaaaatatttttaaaaatatttacaatataatatcaaacaatCACCTTTCTTCTATTGTCGGTGTAAGATTGAACCATtgctttttatatgatttaaaaatatggtAAGTCTTCTCATTTCTAtccatcttcattttttttctctcatgttgattttttaacaaCTTTACATTTATCACAATGCAATAagcatcatcataaaaaaaaaaaaaaccacaaaaaatcatgattttgttCCGAGTTAAGATGTAATTGGCCAGGGATGAGctgaattaattgaattatattcaaaacaaacaattttcagtattttttaaaatatttttggttagaaaattaaaataaaaaaggttgatTTAGTTTTGATAAAACCAAACTACACGGaactgaacaaaaaaaatcatataaacaaaaaaccaattaaaacaaagtttgtaaaaaatagcaaaattgaAAGctctataaattaaattatacataTTCAGTTTggtgttattaaaaataagacagaaagaaagagaattagtttaattaaatttcttaattcaaattaaaatttttaattagtgtttaaaattatggtggtgattgttttttaaaatgatttttatcttgaaatttattaaaataatatttttttatttttttaaaatttattttaatattaataaataaataaacataaaaaaataacttaacacaacaaaaattcaaaaactttcaaaaactactttttttaatcatggaaACAAACACACTCCTgtaattatccttttttttttttaaaaaaaaaattctatcagCATAACTATCTCTTTCATTTCTTAGGCCCAAGTTAGAGGCCGAAGCGTGAAGCACTAGTCTATTTCACATCTTGTCGAAAATCATCTTATACACTCTCTCTCACTCATTTCTGGCGGGACACAAACGCCGTTGTCCATATACAGTCTCGAACAGAGAAGGGCTAGGGGTTTCCTTGCAAAAGGCTCTGTGAACAATGGAATCTGAGTCAATACTCCCCGATTGGGCATCAAAGCCTTGCATTATGGGCATAGATGAAGCTGGTCGCGGACCAGTTCTTGGTACGTTACTGCTTATTCATACTTGTTTTGCTTCACATTTTTTACACTTCTAACAATTCCTTtctgggttttcttttcttattttcattttattgtctTGAAGTCTTTTTTGCGGGGTTAATTGTTTGTCTTGTTTCAGGACCTATGGTGTACGGATGCTTGTACTGTGCTCGCTCTTACGAGAAAACTCTCTCTACCCTCAAATTTGcaggttttgatttttaaaacttaattttgatctgggttttgtttggtttcttgGAAATGCCTGGCCCTTTTTTGTGtccatttgttttaatttccatCTGCACTGGAGCTGGAATGATGTTATATGAGAATTACTAGAATGTGTAGAATGTGGAATGTGGTGCAAAAGTATATCATTTACTCCATCTTTATATTTGAAAGTTTGGATCTTTTTCCGCAAATGGCATCATTAGCGCATGTACCCTTCATTTATGTGGACTAGAGCTTGAGTGATTGGaaagtttttatttagatttgtaTAAGGGCTTGAATGATGGTGtgtaatataattttagaagGTGGAATTGGAGTTAAAAGAAGGATTGcattttatcattctttttgAAAGTTTAGATTTTTGCCAACAATGGCAATTATAAGCTATCTGTGCCCTTTCAATATATGGGTTCAAATATTGGATGGCTTTACTCAGATTTGATGATGCCACCTTTTATGTTGTTGCTTGTAGATTCAAAGActttaaaagaagagaaaagggaggagttatttgaaaaattaaaggctAACGAATTGATTGGATGGGCTGTTGATGTTATTGATCCGAGGGAGCTCTCGGCTAAAATGCTTAAGAAGTAAGTAGGTAATGTAATTAGATTTCTTCTGGCATTCTTTAACATTTCTGTTATAAatgttttcttatcttttctcttTAGGATCAAGATAAACCTAAATGAGATCTCGCACGATTCTGCTAGTGGCCTTGTGACTAGGGTGCTCAACATGGGAGTTCTTTTAACTGatgtaagatttttttcttacttaGAGGATGTGGGTTTTCCCCTTAACGCATGCTTATCTAGCTGTAAGTTCGAGGCAATTATATGGACCATTTCCTCTTTTCCTTACAATCCATGTGCATTATATTGGATTAAACATGTGATGATGTGTCAACCTGCAACAACTTTTGTAGTTTAAGTGCCTTTTAACTTGCTCTGGCATTGCTATCATTAAATAATGCCACAATAGAAGTTAAAACTGCTTACATGTTGACATGATTGGGTTTCAGGTGTATGTGGATACAGTGGGAGATCCTGAGAAATATAGAATAAAACTGTCTGAGAGATTTCCTTCTATCAAGTTTGTTGTTGCGAAGAAGGCTGATAGTCTTTATCCAGTCGTGAGCGGAGCAAGTATTGTTGCGAAGGTAGCAATTTCCCATTCATTTGATTCCTCTAAATTTTTCTTGcttgcatgtttattttttgttcaattgaGTAGGTTACAAGAGACCGGGCCTTGCGAGACTGGGTACTTGATGAAACAGCTGAAAACATGACTAGGAATTTTGGATCTGGATATCCTGGAGGTTGGCAGTGCTTAATCATCTCTTTGATGTGTAATATGATCTTCACTCTGTATATTTTAGCTGTTTGTAAATTGAATCCAGTTTTATTGTTGGGTGCAGATCCTGAAACCAAATCTTGGTTGGAAAAACATCAACACTCGGTATTTGGATTCCCATCATTGGTCCGCTTCAGTTGGGGTACATGCACGTCCTATTCCAAGAACATGGTTGAAGTTGTGTGGTCAGTTATCAGTCCTCACTTTACTTTCCCTTAGCATTATCTTTCTTCTGCAGCTGCATCATTGTGCCGCATGATTTGAGGTGTCTCTGCTTTTCTCAATGAGACAGGCATTCATTTGGTGGTCATGATACTAAAGTAAACAGGAGGTTAAATGTAGCAAATATCACTACTTTAATCAGTCATAACTCCATATAGGGAATGCTATGGAGGTGAGGTCAATTTGAATGACTTCCTATGATTATTTGGGGCATCGTTTATGCTTGGACTTTAGGGAATTGAGGCTTTTAGTCGGGTGTGCAACCTGGTAGTATAAAACGTTTGATGGACCCACTTTGGAATGAATTTGCTTCACTATTCTTtgcttcccttttcttttgtatgtGATGCCAGAATAGGCACAAAGCATTAATCAGTTTTGAGGGGTGCACTCCATGTTACTTGCACATGAATATGGTCCAGTTTGTTGATAGCAGGAttggttcttgtttttttatgcatgcCATTTGCAGCCAGCATTGTCTGGGATTTACCAATACCCCATTTTCCTGTTTCCTTTGCAATTCactttgcaaaaagaaaaaaagaaagatagaacTATTGAATATGTCATACTTCACATGACTACATTtgtcttgttatttttaaacagGGAATCTGATAAAACGGAGGAAGATGGTTCTAGTAGTAGCAGTGGTAAGAGGCAACTAAAATTAAGCAGTTTTGGTGTCACTACATCAAAGaggaaaagtgaagaaattgaatcaaGTGGTAAAAGCCGCTGCAAGTTTTTCCAGGCTCGTAAACTTGAGCAACTTGCTAATTTCTAGCAGTGaagtttgattattgttttaccTCATACCAATATTAACTACTGCTTACCTTTGTACCGATGAATCGAGCAATTATGCCAGCAAGCATCTGTTACAAATTCTAGAATGTAGACTGAAGGGTAAAGAATGAATTTTAACCGAGAAATATTGTGAGAACATTTAGAAAAGGGCCTATTTGAGTTGTGGATATCAACTGTTTTCTTAACAGTTATGGTGAGGTCTGTTCCCATTCAATTACCAATGACTAGCTAAGGCTGTGGGTGTCGGGGCTTGGGCGACAAGCAGAGCTATTTCCAATCAGACTCCGAGGGTGCTAGAATTTGAATGCACTGGATTTTGTAGCCCTTCTGCACGCACTCACATGGGTGTGATTGCACAAACTATGCTTTTAATACATGGTAGTTTACATGCCAAATATTGGAGTTGATTCCTCATATATTAATGATTTGCCATGTACGAACACTGCTTCATACGATTGTCTCCAGGCAAGAAGAAAGTAGCCTACTAGTGCCTTTGAAAGCATTGTCATGAGGAACCAGAGTGTAACCCAACCATGACCTGTAAAATGATATCAGAAAATAGGATGCTGAAACTCCTAGTGATAcgtgttttcttttcctgtttcaTAAAGTAGAAAGTTTTCTAGCTTCAATTTAGGACTTATGTTTTGGCTGAATGATTTTAATCGTGCGGACCTGCGAacctgataaaaataaatgattgctACAAGAGCCCGTTGCACATGCATTTGCTTGCCATGATATACATTACAAACCGCACAACTGACTTTTATATCACAGGAATGCATGCTACAAACACAACCCAAAACCGAGTGACATGCAAGTACAAAGCATCAACAACCTCGTTATTTTAGCTTAATGTACAATGAGAGCGACCAAGGCAGTCGTAATCAGTATTGGAAGCACTATGCCGTTCGCCTGGTGGCTGCCAGCATTGTGGTGTTTGTTTGGGTGGTGATTCATTACAGCACCAGTTACGACAACCGCTCCACTTCCGTGTTCATCACC is a window encoding:
- the LOC7490892 gene encoding uncharacterized protein LOC7490892 gives rise to the protein MGNCNCFTNSKQAMAEIAPYDLIKSTTAVHLYGDPATSSTLYIHFALLYKTRALQFTPTNDPQPVVQIGSETISGTREMMVRFIDVKLPQPPLVVQVEEEGGETAALVVKMAALQHRSVVWHLERMVRWSEDLVTRGGRRNGDPAMGSERMEVKKFQKSYTQLLEVMVEHAQMEERVVFPLLETAERGLCKAANEEHGRDLPIMNGIKEDIKSIVVLDTGSHDYREALRNLSSRLRSLLEHSKEHFQEEERDVLPLMEAMELSKEQQLRVLEQCFDVMQGTHSHLFSSFIHGLLPREAMQYLDLIISCKEEKLVAPMLLRIIQ
- the LOC7486905 gene encoding ribonuclease H2 subunit A; amino-acid sequence: MESESILPDWASKPCIMGIDEAGRGPVLGPMVYGCLYCARSYEKTLSTLKFADSKTLKEEKREELFEKLKANELIGWAVDVIDPRELSAKMLKKIKINLNEISHDSASGLVTRVLNMGVLLTDVYVDTVGDPEKYRIKLSERFPSIKFVVAKKADSLYPVVSGASIVAKVTRDRALRDWVLDETAENMTRNFGSGYPGDPETKSWLEKHQHSVFGFPSLVRFSWGTCTSYSKNMVEVVWESDKTEEDGSSSSSGKRQLKLSSFGVTTSKRKSEEIESSGKSRCKFFQARKLEQLANF